Proteins encoded in a region of the Coffea eugenioides isolate CCC68of chromosome 4, Ceug_1.0, whole genome shotgun sequence genome:
- the LOC113767771 gene encoding pathogenesis-related leaf protein 6-like: MGSFKISSAIFCFILLAMFWPSRAQNSQQDYLDVHNAARAQVNVGPIAWDDRLAAYAQNYATQRMNDCQLVHSGGPYGENLAAGSGDFTARAAVNLWVNERQYYDRSSNSCTQGKECRHYTQVVWRNSVRTGCARVRCTNSPSWFVICSYDPRGNYIGQRPY, encoded by the coding sequence atggGATCATTTAAGATCTCCTCAGCAATATTTTGCTTCATTCTCCTGGCAATGTTCTGGCCATCTCGAGCTCAAAATTCACAACAAGATTATCTAGATGTTCATAATGCAGCTCGTGCACAAGTCAATGTTGGCCCGATAGCTTGGGACGACAGGTTGGCCGCCTATGCACAGAACTACGCCACACAGAGGATGAATGACTGCCAACTCGTGCACTCTGGTGGCCCTTACGGTGAGAACCTAGCCGCAGGCTCTGGAGACTTCACGGCCCGGGCTGCCGTCAATCTGTGGGTGAATGAGAGGCAATACTACGATCGCAGCTCCAATTCATGTACTCAAGGGAAGGAGTGCAGGCACTACACTCAGGTGGTTTGGCGCAACTCGGTCCGCACGGGCTGCGCTAGGGTTCGATGCACTAATAGCCCTTCGTGGTTCGTGATTTGCAGTTATGATCCTCGTGGCAACTATATTGGTCAACGTCCTTATTGA